In Selenomonas dianae, a genomic segment contains:
- a CDS encoding PTS glucitol/sorbitol transporter subunit IIA, with the protein MKFYCEITHWGDESLLFLDDPNANFIILFDNSAPPELAEFSVLHTPANYNEDPVVGDLMILCDKAFTITAIGHEALHTLKTLGHCTLSFKGGDAAERPGCIMLHGDVPFTKEDVRAGATIEIH; encoded by the coding sequence ATGAAATTCTACTGTGAGATCACGCATTGGGGCGATGAGTCCCTTCTTTTCCTCGATGATCCGAACGCCAATTTTATTATCCTTTTCGACAACAGTGCGCCGCCGGAGCTGGCGGAGTTTTCTGTCCTGCATACGCCTGCGAACTACAACGAGGATCCCGTCGTCGGTGATCTGATGATTCTCTGTGACAAGGCGTTCACGATCACGGCAATCGGACATGAGGCTCTGCATACGCTGAAGACGCTCGGACACTGCACGCTCTCGTTCAAAGGCGGCGACGCTGCGGAACGCCCGGGCTGTATCATGCTGCATGGCGATGTGCCGTTTACGAAGGAGGATGTTCGGGCGGGGGCGACGATCGAGATCCATTGA
- a CDS encoding NAD(P)H-dependent oxidoreductase translates to MLNMDKKLAKREEEGKIIRTGIVGVGQMGRGLVAQMVLMKGIMPAIVADHTLEKVIKAFHNAGISDENIAVANTLEEANRFMEQGKYVATENDTFISHANLVEVAIDVTGVPEVGVKIAIDAMNNKKHVVMMDVETDVVIGSYLKKLGDKNGVIYTGSAGDEPGAVMELYSFARAIGLDVRVIGKGKNNKIDYDCNPDTVYEEATRRKMNPRMLTSFKDGTKTMVEMTAMSNATGFVPDVIGGHGISGSPAHSCADLNAAFRLKKDGGILNRHGVVEYVNGIAPGVFITVASPNEDAAYVMDYLQMGHGPLWTLYRPYHLCNLETPLSVAKIVIDGEPTIIPLDGPVSECITVAKRDLRAGESLDGIGGYTTYASIATAEETYRNGYVVYPLVNKNARMKCDVKKGTLLTLDMVELDTTTQLYQVRKEQDKMYNNGYALK, encoded by the coding sequence ATGCTGAATATGGACAAGAAACTTGCAAAGCGCGAGGAAGAGGGCAAGATCATCCGCACGGGCATTGTGGGCGTGGGGCAGATGGGGCGCGGTCTGGTTGCGCAGATGGTGCTCATGAAGGGCATCATGCCCGCCATTGTCGCAGATCATACCCTTGAAAAGGTGATAAAAGCGTTCCATAATGCGGGCATCAGCGACGAGAATATTGCTGTGGCAAATACGCTTGAGGAAGCGAATCGTTTCATGGAGCAGGGCAAATACGTCGCGACGGAGAACGACACGTTTATCTCGCACGCGAATCTCGTCGAGGTCGCCATCGACGTGACGGGCGTGCCCGAGGTCGGCGTGAAGATCGCAATCGACGCGATGAACAACAAGAAGCACGTCGTTATGATGGATGTCGAGACGGATGTGGTCATCGGCAGCTACCTCAAGAAGCTCGGCGATAAGAACGGCGTGATCTACACTGGTTCTGCGGGGGACGAGCCGGGCGCGGTCATGGAGCTCTACTCCTTCGCGCGGGCAATCGGGCTTGATGTCAGGGTCATTGGCAAGGGGAAGAACAACAAGATCGACTATGACTGCAATCCCGACACCGTGTACGAGGAGGCAACGCGCCGCAAGATGAACCCGCGTATGCTCACCTCCTTCAAGGACGGCACAAAGACCATGGTCGAGATGACGGCGATGTCGAACGCCACGGGCTTTGTCCCCGACGTGATCGGCGGGCATGGTATCAGCGGATCGCCGGCGCATAGCTGTGCCGACCTCAACGCCGCATTCCGCCTCAAGAAGGACGGCGGTATTCTGAATCGTCATGGCGTTGTCGAGTACGTCAACGGCATTGCGCCCGGTGTCTTTATCACCGTCGCAAGCCCGAATGAGGATGCCGCGTATGTGATGGACTATCTTCAGATGGGACACGGCCCACTCTGGACGCTCTACCGCCCCTATCACCTTTGCAACCTTGAAACGCCGCTCAGCGTGGCGAAGATCGTCATTGACGGCGAACCGACCATCATTCCGCTCGACGGTCCTGTGAGTGAGTGCATCACCGTCGCCAAGCGTGACCTCAGGGCGGGGGAGAGCCTCGACGGCATCGGCGGTTATACCACCTACGCCTCGATTGCAACCGCAGAGGAGACGTATCGAAACGGCTACGTCGTCTACCCCCTCGTCAACAAGAACGCACGCATGAAATGCGACGTCAAGAAGGGCACCCTCCTCACCCTCGACATGGTCGAGCTCGACACCACGACGCAGCTCTATCAGGTACGCAAAGAGCAGGACAAGATGTATAACAATGGCTATGCGCTGAAGTAA
- the groL gene encoding chaperonin GroEL (60 kDa chaperone family; promotes refolding of misfolded polypeptides especially under stressful conditions; forms two stacked rings of heptamers to form a barrel-shaped 14mer; ends can be capped by GroES; misfolded proteins enter the barrel where they are refolded when GroES binds): MAKQILFDEEARRALGRGVDALANAVKVTLGPKGRNVVLDKKYGAPTITNDGVTIARDIELEDPFENMGAQLVKEVATKTNDIAGDGTTTATLLAQAMIQEGMRNVVAGANPMIVKKGIETAVKTLVEEIKSKAQKVETKAKIAQVAAISSGDAEVGDLIAEAMEKVGKDGVITVEESKSMDTNLSVVEGMQFDRGYISPYMVTDTEKMEAVMDDPYVLITDRKISSVADILPVLEQVVKQGKQIVIIAEDLDGEALATIVVNKLRGTFKALAVKAPGFGDRRKAMLEDIAILTGGTVISEEIGRKLDSVTLEDLGRARQVRSTKEETTIVDGAGDKAQISARVDQIKKQIADTTSDFDREKLQERLAKLSGGVAVVEIGAATEVEMKDKKYRVEDALNATRAAVEEGIVAGGGTTFIDILPALDKIKAEGDVKVGVEIVKRAVEAPVRQIAENAGLEGSVVVDSVKKAGDGVGFNALENTYVDMIGAGIVDPAKVTRSALQNAASIAAMVLTTETLVTDKPEPEAPMPAGAPGMGGMGGMM, from the coding sequence ATGGCAAAGCAGATTTTGTTTGACGAAGAAGCACGCCGCGCACTCGGCCGCGGTGTGGATGCACTGGCAAACGCCGTGAAGGTTACGCTCGGACCCAAGGGGCGTAACGTTGTCCTCGACAAGAAGTACGGCGCACCGACGATCACGAACGACGGCGTGACGATTGCACGCGACATTGAGCTTGAGGATCCGTTTGAGAACATGGGCGCACAGCTCGTGAAGGAAGTCGCGACCAAGACGAACGACATCGCGGGCGACGGCACGACGACGGCGACCCTCCTCGCACAGGCGATGATCCAGGAAGGGATGCGCAACGTCGTTGCGGGCGCAAACCCGATGATCGTCAAGAAGGGCATCGAAACGGCGGTCAAGACGCTCGTCGAGGAGATCAAGAGCAAGGCGCAGAAGGTCGAAACAAAGGCGAAGATCGCGCAGGTCGCGGCAATCTCCTCCGGCGATGCTGAGGTCGGCGATCTCATCGCAGAGGCGATGGAGAAGGTCGGCAAGGACGGCGTCATTACGGTTGAGGAGTCCAAGTCCATGGACACGAACCTCTCGGTCGTCGAGGGGATGCAGTTCGACCGTGGCTACATCTCTCCGTACATGGTGACGGACACGGAGAAGATGGAAGCCGTCATGGACGATCCGTATGTGCTCATCACCGATCGTAAGATTTCGTCCGTCGCGGACATTCTGCCCGTGCTTGAGCAGGTTGTAAAGCAGGGCAAGCAGATCGTCATCATCGCCGAGGATCTCGACGGTGAGGCACTTGCGACCATTGTTGTCAACAAGCTGCGCGGCACGTTCAAGGCGCTCGCCGTGAAGGCTCCGGGCTTTGGCGACCGCCGCAAGGCAATGCTTGAGGACATCGCAATCCTCACGGGCGGCACGGTCATCAGCGAGGAGATCGGTCGCAAACTCGACAGCGTGACGCTTGAGGATCTCGGCCGTGCACGTCAGGTGCGTTCCACGAAGGAGGAGACGACCATCGTGGACGGCGCAGGCGACAAGGCACAGATCTCCGCACGCGTCGATCAGATCAAGAAGCAGATCGCGGACACCACGTCCGACTTTGACCGTGAGAAGCTGCAGGAGCGTCTTGCAAAGCTCTCCGGCGGCGTGGCTGTTGTTGAGATCGGTGCGGCGACGGAAGTCGAGATGAAGGACAAGAAGTACCGCGTCGAGGATGCGCTCAACGCAACGCGTGCAGCGGTCGAAGAGGGCATCGTCGCCGGTGGCGGCACGACGTTCATCGACATCCTCCCGGCACTGGACAAGATCAAGGCAGAGGGCGACGTGAAGGTCGGCGTTGAGATCGTCAAACGTGCGGTCGAGGCTCCGGTTCGCCAGATCGCGGAGAACGCAGGTCTTGAAGGCTCTGTCGTCGTGGACAGCGTGAAGAAGGCGGGCGACGGTGTCGGCTTCAACGCGCTTGAGAACACCTATGTCGACATGATCGGCGCGGGCATCGTCGATCCGGCGAAGGTCACGCGCTCGGCACTCCAGAATGCGGCATCGATTGCGGCAATGGTGCTCACCACCGAGACGCTTGTCACCGACAAGCCGGAGCCGGAGGCTCCGATGCCGGCAGGTGCGCCGGGCATGGGCGGTATGGGCGGTATGATGTAA
- the groES gene encoding co-chaperone GroES, with product MIKPLGERVVIEVAESDVTTASGIVLPDTAKEKPQKGKVVAVGTGKLLDNGERAALEVKVGDGVVFSKYSGSEIKVDDKDYLIVRESDILAIL from the coding sequence ATGATTAAGCCACTGGGCGAACGTGTTGTCATTGAAGTCGCGGAGAGCGATGTCACGACGGCGAGCGGCATTGTGCTCCCCGATACGGCGAAGGAAAAGCCGCAGAAGGGCAAGGTCGTTGCCGTTGGCACAGGAAAGCTGCTCGATAACGGCGAGCGTGCCGCACTTGAGGTCAAGGTCGGCGACGGCGTTGTCTTCTCGAAGTATTCGGGCTCTGAGATCAAGGTTGATGACAAGGACTACCTCATCGTTCGTGAGAGCGACATTCTGGCAATCCTGTAA
- a CDS encoding methyl-accepting chemotaxis protein, which translates to MNIPVISADAMKDYAVRTKVFILSVFLMAAMIVVAAVGIYSNYMAKQSLDEMYHHNLMATQYLNDANDRLRRISVNVPYLLQEGFTADNRKILVDDVLGNLDGIQHDLEELKKIDTSERAQAMIAELEKNLDTAKDKIGAINSMGTSPKDRIAIFDNIGALTVISSNMAVLTPDNVFQGKQLFEANNVRYVRTVELFAVIILIAMGFGILVSRRIADNISDPLAASIDHLSAVAAGDLSREIPAELSQRQDEIGTVVKALGKMQGFMKQVHEEAEATDAMVAELEEMLHGLNNDTQDMSAVTEEMSAGMEETAASTSSVQHLSEGLSDGIRGASTAAADSEAYTREVAQRAADLQTSMEQSSANTRQVYGSTKASVAEAIESSKVVDQIGQLTVEISEIAEQTNLLALNASIEAARAGEQGRGFAVVAGEVGKLAEQSRGTAEKIKGLTGQVTGAVQALSDGTYKLLTFIDENVRSDYDLMDKTAVQYKEDAEYFRKTAEATTSRSQHLLDAVSEMNAAMDGIRNATHEGAEGNTRIAEKVVGMAAEYENILAKIQSFKEGTARLKNLVAAFKE; encoded by the coding sequence ATGAACATTCCGGTCATTTCGGCTGATGCGATGAAGGATTATGCGGTGCGGACGAAGGTGTTCATCCTGTCCGTATTCCTGATGGCGGCGATGATTGTCGTCGCTGCGGTCGGCATCTACTCGAACTATATGGCAAAGCAGTCACTCGACGAGATGTATCACCACAATTTGATGGCGACACAGTATCTGAACGATGCAAACGACCGTCTGAGGAGGATCAGCGTCAATGTCCCCTATCTCCTGCAGGAGGGATTTACGGCGGACAACCGCAAGATCCTCGTGGACGATGTGCTTGGCAATTTGGACGGCATCCAACACGATCTGGAGGAACTCAAGAAGATTGATACGAGTGAGCGGGCGCAGGCGATGATTGCGGAGCTTGAGAAGAATCTGGACACCGCCAAGGATAAGATCGGGGCGATCAACAGCATGGGGACATCCCCCAAAGACCGCATCGCGATCTTTGACAACATCGGTGCGCTCACCGTTATCTCAAGCAATATGGCGGTGCTCACACCGGACAATGTGTTTCAGGGCAAGCAGCTCTTTGAGGCAAACAATGTGCGCTATGTGCGTACGGTTGAGCTCTTTGCCGTTATCATCCTGATCGCCATGGGCTTCGGAATCTTGGTATCCCGCCGAATCGCGGACAACATCTCCGATCCGCTTGCCGCCTCCATTGATCATCTGAGTGCGGTCGCGGCAGGAGATCTCTCACGCGAGATCCCTGCAGAGCTCTCGCAGCGTCAGGATGAGATCGGTACGGTGGTCAAGGCGCTCGGCAAGATGCAGGGCTTTATGAAGCAGGTGCATGAGGAGGCGGAGGCGACCGATGCGATGGTCGCGGAGCTTGAGGAGATGCTGCACGGTCTGAATAACGATACACAGGATATGTCCGCCGTCACCGAGGAGATGTCAGCGGGCATGGAGGAAACGGCGGCATCCACATCGAGCGTTCAGCATCTCAGCGAGGGGTTGAGCGACGGTATCCGAGGCGCATCGACGGCGGCAGCGGACAGCGAAGCATATACGCGCGAGGTCGCGCAGCGTGCCGCCGACCTGCAGACGAGCATGGAACAGTCGAGCGCGAATACGCGGCAGGTCTACGGGTCGACCAAGGCGTCGGTCGCAGAGGCAATCGAGTCCTCGAAGGTCGTCGACCAGATCGGGCAGCTCACTGTGGAGATCTCGGAGATCGCCGAGCAGACGAACCTCCTCGCGCTCAATGCGAGCATCGAGGCGGCGCGTGCGGGCGAGCAGGGGCGCGGATTCGCCGTGGTTGCGGGTGAAGTCGGCAAGCTCGCCGAACAGTCGCGCGGAACGGCGGAGAAGATCAAGGGGCTCACGGGGCAGGTCACGGGAGCGGTGCAGGCACTCTCCGACGGTACATACAAGCTGCTCACCTTCATTGATGAAAATGTCCGCAGTGACTACGACCTCATGGACAAGACTGCGGTGCAGTACAAGGAGGACGCAGAGTATTTCCGCAAAACCGCAGAGGCGACCACCTCGCGTTCACAGCATCTATTGGATGCTGTCAGTGAGATGAACGCGGCGATGGACGGCATACGCAATGCGACCCACGAGGGTGCGGAGGGCAACACGCGCATCGCGGAGAAGGTCGTCGGCATGGCGGCGGAGTACGAGAACATCCTCGCCAAGATCCAGAGTTTCAAGGAAGGGACGGCACGTCTCAAAAATCTTGTGGCGGCGTTCAAAGAGTAA
- a CDS encoding sugar ABC transporter substrate-binding protein encodes MNLRKWGMLFLPAVCFGLTGCGLTGGSSDRVIYANYDDSDGFCGQIKGAFAAKAQADGIEVEFLDAKNDGNMQIDQLNEAISGGAGAIILLAADGTSIVKTIEKANDAGIPIITVNRSVAGGKVLRAYSDDKEAGRMQGEYMAAHLPPNAKVVYLQGDGTQGSAVGRWEGFKEACLDKRPDVQLLSLVDAGWSKAEALKTMMLWMNMFPEINGVVAGNDEMALGAVAALKGANRLKGCLVSGVDATPAGLAAVETGEMAQTVKQDAKAQGEGALTLAEGFIKGNPPSGDLAIPFTSITADNIAQMK; translated from the coding sequence TCGGGCTGACAGGCTGCGGGTTGACGGGCGGAAGTTCCGACCGCGTCATCTATGCGAACTACGACGACAGTGACGGTTTCTGCGGGCAGATCAAGGGTGCCTTTGCAGCAAAGGCACAGGCGGACGGTATCGAGGTCGAGTTTCTCGATGCAAAGAACGACGGCAATATGCAGATTGACCAGCTGAATGAGGCGATCAGCGGCGGCGCGGGGGCGATTATCCTGCTCGCCGCCGACGGGACGAGCATTGTCAAAACCATTGAAAAGGCGAACGATGCGGGTATTCCCATCATTACGGTCAACCGCAGCGTTGCGGGCGGCAAGGTGCTGCGTGCCTATTCTGACGACAAAGAGGCGGGGCGTATGCAGGGCGAGTACATGGCTGCGCACCTGCCGCCGAATGCGAAGGTCGTCTATCTGCAGGGCGATGGAACGCAGGGCAGTGCCGTCGGTCGTTGGGAAGGGTTCAAGGAAGCGTGCCTGGACAAACGCCCCGATGTTCAGCTTCTTTCCCTCGTCGATGCGGGATGGAGCAAGGCAGAGGCATTGAAGACCATGATGCTCTGGATGAATATGTTCCCGGAGATCAACGGTGTTGTTGCGGGCAACGATGAGATGGCGCTCGGCGCTGTTGCGGCGCTCAAGGGTGCGAATCGGCTCAAGGGGTGTCTGGTGTCCGGTGTTGATGCGACACCGGCGGGACTTGCCGCCGTCGAGACGGGCGAGATGGCGCAGACCGTCAAGCAGGATGCAAAGGCACAGGGCGAGGGTGCGTTGACGCTTGCCGAGGGATTCATCAAGGGGAATCCGCCGAGCGGCGATCTTGCCATTCCGTTTACATCCATCACAGCGGACAATATTGCACAGATGAAGTGA